A window of Streptomyces sp. SAI-127 contains these coding sequences:
- the drmA gene encoding DISARM system helicase DrmA — translation MTQQPLASPDPEPDRTIGGTVLSAPTPQELRDKLAELVVRDLLGPTGDEPEELAGNPLDHYIIGRLAPGGVRDEDGAPLRTVGKVVAPETLEEPGMTPEQEPEAGDPEPSAPAMPSLHPSTLGLTFRVEREVQELTVDCAWARYERGESDIEGNPKRVWHRVPCSGTVTVKLVEGKLAAQAVHVRDFPNVVVRGRARLHEGSWLISLFLVNGQENKPGSTHWMFQATMSVAGAPDTAPFLPRRSAEQPGSNQDERRSLAMTYRFHPEFAVGHGTGVHARTDPANPRRAVRISTTATPTYEIPHTDVPDPRRDRRDSDLPELTKLVLDMNELSRLEAAPLRAALLPLVDGYRSWIERQRQSVDDPAAGLDSYRTEAQENMRLAGEAAQRIQAGIDLLRDDAEALDAFRFANRAMWHQRVHTIAAGNRRRSPNMPLEEAVQAVDLPENRSWRPFQLAFLLLNLPSLADPAHHERADDGSALADLLWFPTGGGKTEAYLGLTAFTLAIRRRKPHLGGLDAEHGVAVIMRYTLRLLTIQQFQRAAALICACEVIRREEPSRWGQNPFRIGLWVGGRVTPNTNEQAYDWVKERKKDKGFSGFGRAGSPHQLTSCPWCGTKMEAGRDITVETTLRRTLITCPDAYECPFGAAAFGVPADEQGLPILVVDEEIYRHPPSLVIATVDKFAQLPWKGETQALFGHVSRLCTRHGYVTPSAVDSDWESSSHPASNGHEAASTVDAVRVRPPDLIVQDELHLISGPLGSLTGLYETAVDRLSTWNPEPDRTVRPKVIASTATVRRANRQIHDLFARKTAVFPPPGLSADDTFFARRRDPEETPGRRYVGICAQGVRTKSVAIRVFVAQLAAAQYLYETYGASELTDPYMTLVGYFNSLRDLGGMRRLVEDDVSARLIRADRRGLAARRIGEPAELTSRMASDAIPDILEKLDITFGRRPKGSPRPIDVLLATNMIAVGVDVSRLGVMVVNNQPKSTAEYIQATSRVGRRAPGLVFTVLNWARPRDLSHYETFESFHATIYQHVEALSVTPFADRAVDRGLTGVLAALVRNLKPDYNPNRGAQWVDRRGEVVSHAVRSLELRARDVLADRHVAEEVRTRLDARLDYWEQKRRAPGAVLGYRAARRQGDVAPLLLEPDSGPWRLMTCPTSLREVEPPIRLIFSGATGPEPHEEPPYVPRQQDDDSAPDTDEDPWERT, via the coding sequence GTGACCCAGCAGCCGCTCGCCAGTCCAGACCCCGAGCCGGATCGCACCATCGGCGGAACGGTGCTGTCCGCACCCACTCCGCAGGAGCTGCGCGACAAACTCGCCGAGCTGGTCGTACGCGATCTCCTGGGGCCCACGGGGGATGAGCCGGAGGAACTGGCCGGCAATCCCCTGGATCACTACATCATCGGGCGGCTCGCCCCCGGCGGGGTACGAGACGAGGACGGCGCACCCCTGCGGACCGTCGGCAAGGTGGTCGCGCCCGAGACCCTGGAGGAGCCGGGCATGACGCCCGAGCAGGAGCCGGAGGCCGGGGACCCAGAGCCCTCCGCGCCCGCCATGCCGAGTCTCCATCCGTCGACGCTGGGTCTGACGTTCAGGGTGGAGCGGGAGGTCCAGGAGCTGACAGTCGACTGTGCCTGGGCTCGCTACGAACGCGGTGAGTCGGATATCGAGGGGAACCCGAAGCGGGTCTGGCACCGGGTGCCCTGCTCGGGCACGGTCACCGTGAAGCTGGTGGAGGGAAAACTGGCCGCCCAGGCGGTCCACGTCCGCGACTTCCCGAATGTCGTGGTACGGGGCAGGGCCCGACTGCACGAGGGCTCCTGGCTCATCTCCCTGTTCCTGGTCAACGGGCAGGAGAACAAGCCGGGTTCCACCCACTGGATGTTCCAGGCCACGATGAGCGTGGCGGGTGCCCCCGACACCGCCCCCTTCCTGCCTCGCCGTTCCGCCGAGCAGCCTGGGAGCAACCAGGACGAGCGACGCTCGCTCGCGATGACGTACCGATTCCACCCCGAGTTCGCCGTGGGCCATGGCACCGGCGTCCACGCCAGAACCGATCCCGCGAATCCCAGGCGCGCCGTGCGCATCTCCACCACGGCCACGCCCACGTACGAGATCCCGCACACAGACGTGCCCGACCCGCGCCGCGATCGAAGGGACTCGGACCTGCCGGAGCTCACCAAACTCGTTCTGGACATGAACGAGTTGAGCAGGCTGGAGGCCGCTCCCCTGCGGGCCGCGCTGCTTCCGCTCGTGGACGGCTACCGCTCCTGGATCGAGCGGCAGAGGCAATCGGTCGATGATCCGGCCGCCGGGCTCGACTCCTACCGCACAGAGGCCCAGGAGAACATGCGTCTCGCCGGCGAGGCCGCCCAGCGGATCCAGGCGGGCATCGATCTGCTGCGGGACGACGCCGAAGCCCTCGACGCCTTCCGGTTCGCCAACCGCGCCATGTGGCACCAGCGCGTCCACACCATCGCTGCGGGCAATCGGCGCCGCTCTCCCAACATGCCGCTGGAGGAAGCCGTCCAGGCGGTCGACCTGCCTGAGAACCGCAGCTGGCGGCCCTTCCAGCTGGCCTTCCTGCTGCTCAATCTGCCTTCGCTCGCCGATCCCGCGCATCACGAGCGCGCCGACGACGGAAGCGCCCTGGCCGATCTTCTCTGGTTCCCCACCGGTGGTGGCAAGACCGAGGCATACCTCGGCCTGACCGCGTTCACCCTCGCCATCCGGCGGCGCAAGCCCCACCTGGGCGGACTCGACGCCGAGCACGGTGTCGCCGTGATCATGCGGTACACCCTGCGTCTACTCACCATCCAGCAGTTCCAGCGTGCCGCCGCACTGATCTGCGCCTGCGAAGTGATCCGCCGCGAGGAACCCAGCCGCTGGGGCCAAAACCCGTTCCGTATCGGTCTCTGGGTGGGTGGCAGGGTCACTCCCAATACCAACGAGCAGGCCTACGACTGGGTCAAGGAGCGAAAGAAGGACAAGGGGTTCAGCGGCTTCGGCCGTGCGGGCTCGCCGCACCAGCTCACGAGCTGCCCCTGGTGTGGCACGAAGATGGAGGCGGGTCGCGACATCACCGTCGAGACCACTCTGCGCCGGACGCTGATCACCTGCCCCGACGCCTACGAATGCCCCTTCGGTGCCGCCGCCTTCGGTGTGCCCGCCGACGAGCAGGGGCTGCCGATCCTCGTCGTGGACGAGGAGATCTACCGCCACCCGCCCAGCCTCGTCATCGCCACCGTCGACAAGTTCGCCCAGCTGCCCTGGAAGGGCGAGACCCAGGCTCTGTTCGGCCATGTCTCCCGCCTGTGCACGCGGCACGGATACGTCACGCCGTCCGCCGTCGACTCGGACTGGGAGTCCTCAAGCCACCCGGCGAGCAACGGCCATGAGGCCGCCTCCACCGTTGACGCGGTACGGGTGCGCCCGCCGGACCTGATCGTCCAGGACGAGCTGCACCTCATCTCCGGCCCGCTCGGCTCCCTGACCGGGCTGTACGAGACCGCCGTGGACCGGCTTTCCACCTGGAATCCCGAGCCCGACCGGACCGTACGGCCGAAGGTCATCGCCTCCACGGCCACCGTCCGGCGTGCCAACCGGCAGATCCACGACCTCTTCGCCCGCAAGACAGCGGTCTTCCCGCCGCCGGGGCTCAGCGCGGACGACACGTTCTTCGCACGACGCCGGGATCCGGAAGAGACTCCCGGCCGCCGCTACGTGGGCATCTGCGCGCAGGGCGTGCGCACCAAGTCCGTGGCGATCAGGGTGTTCGTCGCCCAGCTCGCCGCCGCCCAGTACCTGTACGAGACCTACGGTGCGAGCGAGCTGACCGACCCGTACATGACCCTCGTCGGTTACTTCAACAGCCTGCGCGACCTCGGGGGTATGCGCCGGCTCGTGGAGGACGACGTGTCGGCGAGGCTGATCAGGGCAGACCGCCGAGGGCTCGCCGCACGGCGGATCGGTGAACCCGCCGAGCTGACCAGCCGGATGGCCTCCGACGCCATTCCCGACATCCTGGAGAAGCTCGACATCACCTTTGGCCGCCGGCCTAAGGGATCGCCCCGGCCCATCGACGTCCTGCTCGCCACAAACATGATCGCCGTCGGCGTGGACGTATCCCGGCTCGGCGTCATGGTCGTGAACAACCAGCCCAAGTCGACCGCCGAGTACATCCAGGCCACCAGCCGCGTCGGCCGCCGGGCACCGGGCTTGGTCTTCACTGTTCTCAACTGGGCCCGGCCACGCGACCTTTCGCACTACGAGACCTTCGAGTCCTTCCACGCAACCATCTACCAGCACGTCGAAGCCCTGTCCGTCACACCGTTCGCGGACCGTGCTGTGGACCGGGGCCTGACCGGCGTCCTGGCGGCCCTGGTGCGCAACCTCAAGCCGGACTACAACCCCAACCGCGGTGCTCAGTGGGTGGACCGCCGCGGTGAGGTCGTCAGTCACGCCGTACGGTCACTTGAGCTGCGCGCCCGTGACGTCCTGGCCGATCGCCACGTGGCCGAGGAGGTACGGACGCGGCTCGACGCCCGCCTCGACTACTGGGAACAGAAGCGCAGGGCACCCGGAGCAGTCCTCGGCTACCGCGCCGCCCGGCGCCAGGGTGATGTCGCACCCCTGCTGCTGGAGCCGGACAGCGGACCCTGGCGGCTGATGACCTGCCCCACGTCACTGCGCGAGGTCGAGCCGCCGATCAGGCTGATCTTCTCCGGGGCGACAGGACCGGAACCCCATGAGGAACCGCCCTACGTACCGCGCCAGCAGGATGACGACAGCGCCCCGGACACGGACGAAGATCCCTGGGAGAGGACATGA
- the drmC gene encoding DISARM system phospholipase D-like protein DrmC, which translates to MSGPAGQGSSGPDLPRDQPAGVPAARNAVPSPRLPRLLAALCDRLPEDRIMVVEQVLASVTAPDDLLLSRFIAAQSAAGLARQLTEIVRVWSAEAPGMTGASLGLALATVRAFPRPRPAQVAVSGPMSASLPARLTSGVAVEVIRSARTSLLVVSFAAHGARNVVAEIGQAVERGVRVDLLLEESTQAATAFVALPSEVNVWHRVGPSGVLHAKLIVADRHTALLGSANLTDRALSDNIELGVVLRDPSLVEPLVEHFRWLLSPENDIMRPA; encoded by the coding sequence ATGAGCGGGCCGGCCGGACAGGGGTCGAGCGGACCGGACTTGCCCCGTGACCAGCCAGCAGGGGTACCCGCAGCGCGCAACGCTGTTCCGTCACCCCGTCTTCCACGGCTTCTGGCCGCACTCTGCGACCGTCTTCCAGAGGACCGGATCATGGTTGTGGAACAGGTCCTCGCATCAGTGACCGCTCCTGACGACCTCTTGCTGAGTCGATTCATCGCAGCTCAGTCCGCTGCTGGCTTGGCTCGCCAGCTCACGGAGATCGTCCGCGTCTGGAGTGCCGAGGCACCAGGTATGACCGGGGCGAGTCTCGGCCTCGCCCTTGCCACCGTCCGGGCATTCCCCCGGCCCAGGCCGGCGCAGGTCGCGGTGAGCGGTCCGATGAGCGCATCCCTACCGGCACGGCTGACGAGTGGGGTGGCCGTGGAGGTGATCCGTTCGGCACGCACCTCACTGCTGGTCGTCAGCTTCGCCGCGCATGGTGCTCGGAACGTCGTTGCCGAGATAGGGCAAGCGGTCGAACGGGGCGTACGAGTGGATCTCCTGCTCGAAGAGTCGACTCAGGCAGCGACGGCGTTCGTCGCGCTCCCCAGTGAGGTGAATGTCTGGCACCGGGTCGGGCCATCGGGCGTCCTGCACGCCAAATTGATAGTCGCCGACCGGCATACAGCACTACTGGGCAGCGCCAATCTCACCGACCGCGCCTTGTCCGACAACATAGAACTTGGCGTCGTACTGCGAGACCCGAGCTTGGTGGAACCACTCGTGGAACATTTCCGCTGGCTCCTGTCACCCGAAAACGACATCATGCGTCCGGCGTGA
- a CDS encoding FG-GAP-like repeat-containing protein: MGRHAPRRAARTTLVSALAVAVAAGSITLFSSTEDTGAQAATTATAATTEIVLDDPRSTTPRAERLLAAGTTGYLHRQSGVAGLLWTDYEDGVTVPVEGPSGVYQPTTATCYDISTRCVSGVFGQAADTVALPDRTYGDPVSLWSPGGGALRTLDLRQSATRAGTYGDTTVTVEWNGVVDGEQLDGYRLHLVDLVDGKQRDRLVTGFPADAYWEVNFARTGDENGSLLTYPDRDENGDLTSYTVGYLDFATAELTPVFTGLSRETVPEVVLSDDRVGWYTEASGLHLKPRTDLTAAETTPVAGEDLAGTPVPVLVGDWLVLATNNGAVRAVSLTDGTKKTLLTWSYGTPVAAPDGTALVTGGADAANWWIQRIVPGADGTPQLKQLSKVPPLENAKTGLALSRGSLRVAEDSSTSSMDTTSVRTLTTDGSTELTASAATAGDSISAKCPYPGTTCSALWGNSVAEPEDVFLNTFADVNEGGSGLENADQLVAISDGTSNYTLTYGTQGGAIVDVSDDYAVYNSGGTTPTQYIGEFGYGDPLTRSVRAAALNGSTLWSATTTTGRLTSYSLTTRKTLSTVDVPGLGCVPSELQAAGRWVYWSCSGASAGVYDTKAAKSVPVAPGDVLLGDGFTVRHDHEADQLVLTDTTTGTTRVVASGLPDSGLAVDRRFRWTVDEYTGLVAWFDTFEQTHVATTGVTPSAVTAFRTEAEGYVEPGSTTAWTGQWELSRPVTSWSLTFTSEQSGATGRATRTITGGAASADVTANWNGKTSSGVPFPNGEFTWTLKATGLGTAAPVTVTSGQGYLLHGSAVRHDFVSPDGPDGRGDLLTLNSSGGLTFHGGTGTGKFSEKVSAGGWPTTIRAIPFGDLSGDRCNDVLVRLSSGALRLYKPGCGAAVKPSTSYTSLGTSGWNQYDVLTSPGDISGDGRPDLIARGASTGTVYLYKGTSTGKLSARVKLYDNWKGYKKIVGTGDLNGDGIGDLLAQDTSNTLYRYDGTRQGTFKARAKLFTSWGGSYNAVVGVGDITDDGKADLISRDKGGTLWRNSGDGKGSFGARTKIATGFSGYKFLS; the protein is encoded by the coding sequence TTGGGCAGACACGCCCCGAGACGAGCGGCACGTACGACCCTCGTCTCCGCCCTGGCCGTAGCGGTGGCGGCCGGCTCGATCACCCTGTTCTCCAGCACCGAGGACACCGGCGCGCAGGCGGCCACGACCGCCACGGCCGCCACCACCGAGATCGTCCTGGACGATCCCCGCAGCACCACCCCCCGCGCCGAACGGCTGCTCGCCGCGGGCACGACCGGCTATCTGCACCGCCAGTCGGGGGTCGCCGGCCTCCTGTGGACGGACTACGAGGATGGCGTCACCGTCCCCGTCGAGGGCCCGTCCGGGGTCTACCAGCCGACCACCGCCACCTGCTACGACATCTCCACGCGCTGCGTCTCGGGCGTGTTCGGCCAAGCCGCGGACACCGTGGCACTGCCCGACCGGACCTACGGCGACCCGGTGTCACTGTGGAGCCCGGGCGGCGGCGCCCTCAGGACCCTCGACCTGCGCCAGTCGGCCACCCGCGCCGGCACCTACGGCGACACCACCGTCACTGTCGAGTGGAACGGCGTCGTCGACGGCGAGCAGTTGGACGGCTACCGGCTGCACCTCGTCGACCTCGTCGACGGCAAGCAGCGCGACCGCCTGGTCACCGGCTTCCCGGCCGACGCGTACTGGGAGGTGAACTTCGCGCGCACCGGCGACGAGAACGGCTCCCTGCTGACCTACCCGGACCGCGACGAGAACGGCGACCTCACGTCGTACACCGTCGGCTACCTCGACTTCGCCACCGCCGAGCTGACCCCGGTCTTCACCGGTCTGTCCCGGGAGACGGTGCCGGAGGTCGTGCTCAGCGACGACCGCGTCGGCTGGTACACGGAGGCCTCCGGCCTGCACCTCAAGCCCCGCACCGACCTGACCGCCGCCGAGACGACCCCGGTGGCCGGCGAGGACCTGGCCGGCACCCCGGTCCCCGTCCTGGTCGGCGACTGGCTGGTCCTCGCCACCAACAACGGCGCCGTCCGGGCCGTCTCGCTGACCGACGGCACCAAGAAGACCCTGCTGACCTGGTCGTACGGCACCCCCGTGGCCGCCCCCGACGGCACCGCGCTGGTCACCGGCGGCGCGGATGCCGCCAACTGGTGGATCCAGCGGATCGTCCCGGGCGCGGACGGCACCCCGCAGCTGAAGCAGCTCTCCAAGGTGCCCCCGCTGGAGAACGCCAAGACGGGCCTGGCCCTGAGCCGGGGCAGCCTGCGGGTGGCCGAGGACAGCTCCACGAGCTCCATGGACACCACCTCCGTCCGCACCCTCACCACCGACGGCAGCACCGAGCTGACCGCCTCCGCGGCCACGGCCGGCGACTCGATATCCGCCAAGTGCCCCTACCCGGGAACCACCTGCTCCGCCCTGTGGGGCAACAGCGTCGCGGAGCCCGAGGACGTCTTCCTCAACACCTTCGCCGACGTCAACGAGGGCGGCAGCGGCCTGGAGAACGCCGACCAGCTGGTCGCGATCAGCGACGGAACGTCCAACTACACGCTGACGTACGGCACTCAGGGCGGCGCGATCGTCGACGTCTCCGACGACTACGCCGTCTACAACTCGGGCGGTACGACCCCGACGCAGTACATCGGCGAGTTCGGCTACGGCGATCCGCTCACGCGCTCGGTCCGCGCCGCCGCCCTCAACGGCTCCACGCTCTGGAGCGCGACCACGACCACCGGCAGGCTGACCTCGTACAGCCTGACCACGAGGAAGACCCTCTCCACGGTCGATGTCCCGGGCCTCGGCTGTGTGCCGAGCGAGCTCCAGGCGGCGGGCCGCTGGGTGTACTGGTCCTGCTCCGGCGCCTCGGCGGGCGTGTATGACACCAAGGCGGCCAAGTCCGTCCCCGTGGCCCCCGGTGACGTCCTGCTCGGCGACGGCTTCACGGTCCGCCACGACCACGAGGCCGACCAGTTGGTCCTGACGGACACGACGACCGGTACCACCCGTGTGGTCGCCTCCGGCCTGCCCGACTCGGGTCTCGCCGTGGACCGCCGCTTCCGGTGGACGGTCGACGAGTACACGGGTCTGGTCGCCTGGTTCGACACGTTCGAGCAGACGCATGTGGCCACGACCGGTGTCACCCCGTCCGCGGTGACGGCGTTCCGCACGGAGGCCGAAGGCTATGTGGAGCCCGGCTCCACGACCGCCTGGACCGGCCAGTGGGAGCTGTCCCGTCCCGTCACCTCCTGGTCCCTGACCTTCACCTCGGAGCAGAGCGGCGCGACCGGCAGGGCCACCCGCACGATCACCGGCGGCGCGGCCTCGGCGGACGTGACGGCGAACTGGAACGGAAAGACGTCGAGCGGGGTCCCCTTCCCCAACGGCGAGTTCACCTGGACGCTGAAGGCGACCGGCCTGGGCACGGCCGCCCCGGTCACGGTGACGAGCGGCCAGGGCTACCTGCTGCACGGCTCGGCGGTCCGCCACGACTTCGTCAGCCCCGACGGCCCGGACGGCCGCGGCGACCTGCTCACCCTCAACTCCTCCGGCGGCCTGACCTTCCACGGCGGCACCGGCACGGGCAAGTTCAGCGAGAAGGTCAGTGCCGGCGGCTGGCCCACCACCATCAGGGCGATCCCCTTCGGCGACCTGAGCGGCGACCGCTGCAACGACGTCCTGGTACGGCTGAGCAGCGGCGCCCTGCGCCTGTACAAGCCCGGCTGCGGGGCAGCGGTCAAGCCGTCGACGTCGTACACCTCACTCGGCACCAGCGGCTGGAACCAGTACGACGTGCTGACCTCGCCCGGCGACATCAGCGGCGACGGCCGCCCTGACCTGATCGCGCGAGGGGCGTCCACCGGCACGGTCTACCTCTACAAGGGCACCAGCACCGGCAAGCTCTCCGCGCGCGTGAAGCTCTACGACAACTGGAAGGGCTACAAGAAGATCGTCGGCACCGGGGACCTGAACGGCGACGGCATCGGCGACCTGCTGGCCCAGGACACGTCCAACACCCTCTACCGCTACGACGGCACCCGCCAGGGCACCTTCAAGGCCCGAGCGAAGCTGTTCACCAGCTGGGGCGGCTCCTACAACGCCGTCGTCGGCGTCGGTGACATCACCGACGACGGCAAGGCGGACCTGATCTCCCGCGACAAGGGCGGCACCCTGTGGCGCAACAGCGGCGACGGCAAGGGTTCGTTCGGGGCGAGGACGAAGATCGCGACCGGCTTCAGCGGCTACAAGTTCCTTTCCTAG
- a CDS encoding polysaccharide lyase family 1 protein yields the protein MASASHRRSLRTRRTLVVCAAVVAAGVGAGAVVMNANAQAVDLYHQTLAAKDGWASSGTGTTGGTKADSAHTFTVSTRAQLVKALGSASDTAPRIIKVKGTIDANTDGAGKKLTCADYASGTGYSLTSYLKAFDPATYGRSKLPSGTQETARAAAQKKQAANIVFKVPANTTIVGMPGTKAGISGGMLQIQNVDNVVVRNLTFAATEDCFPQWDPTDGDNGNWNSNYDSVTLRGATHVWADHNTFTDAPHLDSANPKYYGREYQIHDGALDITKSSDLVTVSRNQFTNHDKTMLIGGSDSEPAGKLRVSIHHNVWKGIVQRAPLARVGQIHIYNNYYDVTTLNGYALQYSVNSRAKAQVVAKDNYWKVPSTVKVSKLLSGDGTGAIAGSGNLVNGTTTDLVAAYNAASSKDLKTTVNWTPTLTSGLESSASAVKNLPMSLATTTGAGVLS from the coding sequence GTGGCCTCTGCCTCCCACCGCCGCTCTCTCCGTACCCGCCGCACCCTGGTCGTCTGCGCCGCCGTGGTGGCCGCGGGCGTCGGTGCCGGTGCCGTCGTGATGAACGCGAACGCCCAGGCCGTGGACCTGTACCACCAGACGCTCGCCGCCAAGGACGGCTGGGCGTCCTCCGGCACGGGCACGACCGGCGGCACGAAGGCCGACTCCGCGCACACCTTCACCGTCTCCACCCGGGCCCAGCTGGTGAAGGCGCTGGGCTCGGCGTCCGACACCGCCCCGCGGATCATCAAGGTCAAGGGCACGATCGACGCCAACACGGACGGCGCCGGCAAGAAGCTGACGTGCGCCGACTACGCGTCGGGCACGGGCTATTCGCTGACGTCGTACCTGAAGGCGTTCGACCCCGCCACCTACGGCCGCTCGAAGCTGCCGTCGGGCACGCAGGAGACCGCGCGCGCCGCCGCGCAGAAGAAGCAGGCCGCGAACATCGTCTTCAAGGTGCCCGCGAACACCACGATCGTGGGGATGCCGGGCACCAAGGCCGGTATCTCCGGCGGCATGCTCCAGATCCAGAACGTGGACAACGTCGTCGTCCGCAACCTCACCTTCGCCGCCACCGAGGACTGCTTCCCGCAGTGGGACCCGACGGACGGCGACAACGGCAACTGGAACTCGAACTACGACTCCGTGACGCTGCGGGGCGCGACCCATGTGTGGGCGGACCACAACACGTTCACGGACGCACCGCACCTGGACTCCGCGAACCCGAAGTACTACGGCCGCGAGTACCAGATCCACGACGGGGCGCTGGACATCACCAAGAGCTCGGACCTGGTGACCGTCTCCCGCAACCAGTTCACCAACCACGACAAGACGATGCTGATCGGCGGCAGCGACAGCGAGCCCGCGGGCAAGCTGCGCGTCTCCATCCACCACAACGTCTGGAAGGGCATCGTCCAGCGCGCCCCGCTGGCCCGCGTCGGCCAGATCCACATCTACAACAACTACTACGACGTCACGACCCTGAACGGCTACGCGCTGCAGTACAGCGTCAACTCCCGCGCCAAGGCCCAGGTCGTCGCCAAGGACAACTACTGGAAGGTCCCGTCCACGGTGAAGGTGTCGAAGCTCCTGAGCGGCGACGGCACGGGCGCGATCGCGGGCTCCGGCAACCTCGTCAACGGCACGACGACGGACCTGGTCGCCGCCTACAACGCCGCGTCCTCGAAGGACCTGAAGACGACCGTGAACTGGACCCCGACCCTGACCTCGGGCCTGGAGTCGTCGGCCTCCGCGGTGAAGAACCTGCCGATGTCGCTGGCCACCACGACGGGGGCCGGGGTCCTCTCCTAG
- a CDS encoding DUF1998 domain-containing protein — translation MSSPTTDALRVGELRPSQLLHTYGIGAVTDLPNLSTMVMGLDEWDQVRARPLIEDRLLAAVRRRLGGQVTALRTPPHLPENPADPYGDWTRTGVPVGLFPRWLRCSRERCNQLAPASSGLFQLRPNLYRPEKTKYIHTNCGGPGKGQPTALPARFLVACKNGHMDDFPWVYFVHSGGAPCDSPTLSLTESGTTGEAANVYVRCTCGVVRSMADAIGQAGERNLPACRGHHPHLGTFVTGGCPEHARTMVLGATNSWFASQLKVFSIPRAEEPLAQAVKEHWSLLSPLAAVPADAAKMLLPTQACWPELEQYGTDAVWAAVVSEAKTAAGEQNDEDEEFDLITPEWRAFTHPRDHTLPDFTTVRERRVPDGTADWLDSVVLVHRLREVSALTGFTRIEAPEWLPDEEVRTLSGAPLSRNDPTWVPCAELRGEGVFLALKEQQLAEWEGRETVLGREQILKSAHRDWCIARGVEPRWPGIRYVLLHTLAHVLIRQFALECGYGASGIAERIYARSGSDPMSGILLYTAAPDSEGTLGGLVSLGRGDRLGPAIAQALEEARLCSSDPMCAEHDPRVHARLHGAACHACLFAAETSCERGNHYLDRALLVETLSDDKCSFRP, via the coding sequence ATGAGCAGCCCCACTACCGACGCGCTCCGCGTGGGCGAGTTGCGGCCCAGTCAGCTCTTGCACACCTACGGCATCGGCGCTGTCACCGACCTGCCGAACCTGTCCACCATGGTGATGGGCCTGGACGAGTGGGACCAGGTCCGTGCCCGCCCTCTGATCGAGGACCGACTCCTGGCAGCCGTGCGCCGCCGACTCGGTGGCCAGGTCACTGCGCTGCGGACCCCGCCTCACTTGCCGGAAAACCCCGCGGACCCGTACGGCGACTGGACCAGGACCGGCGTACCGGTCGGCCTGTTCCCGCGCTGGTTGCGCTGTTCACGCGAGCGATGCAATCAGCTCGCGCCCGCATCGAGTGGCCTGTTCCAGTTGCGACCGAACCTGTACCGGCCGGAGAAGACCAAGTACATCCACACCAACTGCGGTGGCCCCGGCAAGGGCCAACCGACCGCGCTGCCCGCTCGCTTCCTCGTCGCCTGCAAAAACGGACACATGGACGACTTCCCCTGGGTCTACTTCGTCCACAGCGGTGGCGCGCCGTGCGACAGCCCGACCCTGAGCCTGACCGAGTCCGGCACCACAGGCGAGGCGGCCAATGTCTATGTGCGCTGCACATGCGGGGTGGTCCGCTCAATGGCGGATGCCATCGGCCAGGCCGGAGAGCGGAATCTGCCTGCCTGCCGCGGCCATCACCCGCACCTCGGTACGTTCGTCACGGGCGGGTGCCCGGAACACGCGCGCACCATGGTGCTGGGCGCCACCAACAGCTGGTTCGCCTCCCAGCTGAAGGTGTTCAGCATCCCGCGCGCAGAAGAGCCGCTCGCCCAGGCAGTCAAGGAGCACTGGAGCCTGCTGTCCCCCTTGGCCGCCGTCCCCGCCGACGCGGCGAAGATGCTGCTTCCCACACAGGCGTGCTGGCCCGAGCTGGAACAGTACGGGACGGATGCGGTCTGGGCAGCAGTCGTCAGTGAGGCCAAGACGGCAGCGGGCGAACAGAACGACGAGGACGAGGAGTTCGACCTCATCACCCCGGAGTGGCGGGCCTTCACCCACCCTCGCGACCACACGCTTCCGGACTTCACCACCGTACGTGAGCGGCGTGTACCCGACGGCACGGCCGACTGGCTCGACAGCGTCGTCCTGGTCCACCGACTGCGCGAGGTCTCGGCACTCACCGGCTTCACACGGATCGAGGCACCCGAATGGCTGCCGGACGAGGAGGTACGAACCCTCTCCGGAGCGCCCCTCAGCCGCAACGACCCCACGTGGGTGCCGTGTGCCGAACTACGCGGCGAAGGCGTGTTCCTGGCGCTCAAGGAGCAGCAACTCGCTGAGTGGGAAGGCCGGGAAACGGTCCTTGGCCGCGAGCAGATCCTGAAGTCCGCGCACCGGGACTGGTGTATTGCTCGTGGCGTGGAGCCCCGCTGGCCCGGGATCCGGTACGTGCTGCTGCACACTCTGGCCCACGTACTGATCCGCCAGTTCGCCCTGGAGTGCGGTTACGGCGCCTCCGGCATAGCGGAGCGGATCTACGCCCGATCCGGGTCCGACCCCATGTCCGGGATCCTGCTCTACACCGCCGCCCCCGACAGCGAGGGAACCCTGGGCGGGCTGGTCTCGCTCGGCCGCGGCGACCGACTCGGACCCGCCATCGCGCAGGCCCTTGAGGAAGCCCGGCTGTGCAGCTCCGACCCGATGTGTGCCGAGCACGATCCACGCGTCCACGCCCGGCTGCACGGGGCGGCCTGCCACGCCTGCCTGTTCGCGGCAGAGACCTCCTGCGAGCGGGGCAACCATTACCTTGACAGGGCCCTGCTGGTGGAAACCCTGTCGGACGACAAGTGTTCGTTCCGGCCATGA